Proteins found in one Oncorhynchus gorbuscha isolate QuinsamMale2020 ecotype Even-year linkage group LG15, OgorEven_v1.0, whole genome shotgun sequence genomic segment:
- the LOC123997989 gene encoding phospholemman-like isoform X1 has translation MANISALILLTSVTSLVFAEEQKEMEEEDPFTFDYHRLRVGGLILAAVLCLIGITILFSGHCRCKFNQDKRRRSGSNAAQPLNDQARASEC, from the exons ATGGCAAATATCTCTGCTTTGATTTTATTGACAT CAGTTACGTCCCTTGTGTTCGCAGAGGAGCAGAAAGAAA tggaggaggaggatccATTTACCTTTG attATCACAGGCTACGTGTTGGGGGGTTGATCCTGGCAGCAGTTCTGTGTCTGATCGGCATCACCATCCTCTTCA GTGGACACTGCAGATGCAAGTTCAACCAAGACAAAAG GAGGAGGTCAGGAAGCAACGCCGCCCAGCCACTCAACGACCAAG CTCGGGCCAGTGAGTGCTAG
- the LOC123997989 gene encoding phospholemman-like isoform X2, which produces MANISALILLTFTSLVFAEEQKEMEEEDPFTFDYHRLRVGGLILAAVLCLIGITILFSGHCRCKFNQDKRRRSGSNAAQPLNDQARASEC; this is translated from the exons ATGGCAAATATCTCTGCTTTGATTTTATTGACAT TTACGTCCCTTGTGTTCGCAGAGGAGCAGAAAGAAA tggaggaggaggatccATTTACCTTTG attATCACAGGCTACGTGTTGGGGGGTTGATCCTGGCAGCAGTTCTGTGTCTGATCGGCATCACCATCCTCTTCA GTGGACACTGCAGATGCAAGTTCAACCAAGACAAAAG GAGGAGGTCAGGAAGCAACGCCGCCCAGCCACTCAACGACCAAG CTCGGGCCAGTGAGTGCTAG